TGTTATATACATTTTATCCGAGGCACAGAGCCAgccggccggtcggccggcTTTTAGCTTCAAAGAAGTTGTATACGCGCACTGCGGAAAAACGCGTCcaacaaaccaaaaaatccGTGAGTTTTCGCCCGTTGCGCCGATCGATGATGTAAATACGGGCCGTGTATCTTCCATGgggcttaatttttttaaagagcagCGCGTCTGTTTTTGCTGGGAGAGCGAGTGAGAAAATCACTTTATTAAAAGTCACTTTAGCTGCTGGAGAAAGGCTCTGTCTGGTTAGTTTAGAGCGCGAGACACATGCATGTGTTGTTTTCGTTGCGGCTTGGGAATTGAGAGTGCGGTCGACGGCTCGATTATTCAGAAAAAGCTGTTTGCTTTGGACACGAGTTTGCTTTTGAGAATTTTCGGAAAGCTAAAATAGCTACACCCTTTTCTATAAAAAGTTTCCAAGAAgtggcaataaatttccacCCACGAACGAACATATGCTGTTGTTTTCTCTCCTAAGAAGAAATTCTCCGTGCTTTTATCCTAATGAAGAGTgcgtttgctgctgctgctgctgtattATTAATCGcatggaataaaataattccacgAAGGCagcattcaataaaaatgcattttgatgTGTCTGTGCTGTGTGTATTTTAGGCAGCACGCGGCACGCAATCGTCGTGCAGGTTGCCTAgtaacgcgcgcgcgcgcgccgactGCAATtagccagccagccgactctgactgtgcattttttatgaacCGCTTCCAGTTAAATCAATTACATTCGCCCTCACACGcagctcaaaatttttgttgaaatgccCCCGTCGACTGCTGATGtacatgaatttttcatttgcatttcgGCGCCCGcctgcgcgcgtgtgtgctgaatttttaaatgacgcCGATCGTTTTCCATTAGCAGTACAGCCGCAGCCacctttttttttttatcaaaaatgcCTGCTGAGTTgagattccaaaaataaattactgccAGAAAAAGTTTCATGTCATTCAATGAATTCTTTTctgtattttgtaattttccctcGAGTGCTTCGGTCCACCCAGTGCTGAACGGCCTGAATCGTTGCTCAGACCTCGTAATGAAGCAGGTGAGCAAAGTTTCAGGTGTGTTAGCGCTGGGGCAATATCATCCATCCGTCAATCAAGATTTCGACCGCCTAAAGCAGCTTAAGAAGGATTACCCATCCTCTCAAAGCTGTTTCGCATGAACTTGTGTCCCTTGTCGCCTGATCCTTGCTTCAACCTAGATTGACTAAGGTGAGCAAAGTTTCAGGTGTGTCAGTGGCACATGAAAGCAACACTCAACAAgatcatattattttgtctaaCATTTAATTCTACAATAATGTTATGTGTTTAAGAATTTTGGAGGTGTTTTAAAGTCTAATAAAGTTAACAAATTGTATGAGGTATGTTTTTCTACTGTTccttggaaataaaaacaaaaattatataaaattagtttgatttttcaccCCTCTCAGCAACTAAATGTCTTGAAATAGACTACTTGGACATTATATCAATTAGTTCCAAATCAAAAATCAAGTAGTGCCTTTATCATAgaccttattttttaatatcaatcaaACTATTAAAGTTGTGGTCAATACCAAAGTATATTTTATAAGCTCATAGAGCCTATAAGCGATAGCctaaaaaccagaaaaaaaacCCGTgggtgccttttctcacttttttatGTTACTTCTGACTTGTCTTATtgatgtatttatttgtatattgtaaagtgagaataaacatctataataataaaaaatacaagctTTTTTCATAGCTATAAATCACCATTTCttactaataaaatataaatcaagtCTCATCAATATGTCTCACTGGTCGATTGGTCTCTAAActgttaatataaattaaattattgaattaaaatttataaaagttccAACACTGCACTTTTAAACGAAGaattcttaataaaatttttaattttgtcacagCAATGAAAGACAGATGTCAAATTTCTTACATATAGAcagtttagaaatttattgccGTTAATATTTACACTCAACCACAGTACAAAACAATTATGATCATGGTGAAAACAATTAGGAAAGCGAGTTGACAGCGAAAGACaacaaaaagaaatcattCATCTGGTTcaccataaaaaaattaacgtatCGGCTAGCAAATGAGATACTTctgcgcaaaataaatttatccagTCTGATTTGGTTTTGAAACAAGCTCACATCAGGTCCATGGCGTTCAGATTGCTTTGAGAGTTGTCGTTCTGCACATTATCCTCTGAATCACAAATCATGTCTCCAAGAGTACCGCCGTTCATTTGACACAGAGATGAAACGTGCCCGTCAGCCATACTGTTACTATCACTCATCTCCGGAACGCCGTCCAATTTCGCTTGGTTCTCGCCGTTCTGCTCGCCGCTTGAGTTGTCCCAGTCGATCTTGAAGCGGGTCACTCTCGGGGCACTCGCTAAAATGTTTCTGGTGATCTGAAATGATGAGGAGAAAATTAGCTAATGAAAAGCCAGAATTATTTCTTGAGTTCGAGTAAAGAGAACAtacaaaataatgtatttctACAATTGGGAATTTGCTTGATCATACAAATATTCATGGCAAAGTACAACCTGCTAAAAACAGATTAAACACAAAAGTGTTTTGACAAAATACCAAAGAATTTACAATAGATAAGGAAGGGACTGTTTTGTTGTGCGATAAAGTAGgctattcaataaattttgaatggttACAGattaagaaagaaaagatTTCAGGCGAGATTAGATTTGGAAGGAAGCTGTAGCAATAGAATGTGCGGACAATGTGATGGAAAAGCTTACCACCTACTCAGCgaagtatgaaaaaatattttgcgccTTTAAGGGGAAAAATACCAATCGCACAACAAACCAGTCCCTTACCCTTACCTTCTGTAAATTCTTTGGCCAtttgttaaaacattttttggttGATTCTGTTGTTGGCAGGTGTTGGAGCCAGTTCTTTTTCCTCGAAATAGGCGTAGTCAATATTTGTATGATTTTAGTTTGTGTAACGTTGCaagattttgtattaattacttttatagTTGGTTGTaattgtgaattatttttttatccgtGAAATAGGGCTCCACTGTAAAGCCGAAACTTTTAAGGAAAGAAAGATTAAAAGTTTTAGAGGAACAAGGATGAAGTCCgttagttttaattataataatggAACAGCCAGCCTCGAGTGTCGACATTTTAGCTTGGTACAATCAACAGGTTTGAAAAGGCAACTTTTTTAAGTAGAAACCCCATcagcaatatttaatttcaagcatCTCATATTTACAGACAATGTGGATCATTTGCGCgttttaatatgttttcagCTTTACAGAcaaattaaacggtttttaGCATTGCGTTATTTGAGCTTAATGGTTTTCTTCCGTACtggcataaatatttaaaaatattaagagtttcatttttaagaaaatccgCAATATAGATTTTGAGTTAAGGAAATGAAGAAAAGATTACCAATAACTTTAAAAGAGACGAGGGGAATGAAAGAAGTGAAGCCATaagataacaaaatttaagttactTGCGCTGTACATTAATTGTGATTATTCCCTATTCATTccttattttcaatataaatttgacaaaccatcttggatctgtcagaataaaattgattttttagccACAACTATACATTATGCAATTAGATTATGTCAAGTGCTTTATTTTGTTGAGTCAAATTATTACAAGGGctcctaattaaaatatgtgacTTGACAAAAAAGTGGAGAACTCATTAGTTTCGTTCAcaggtttaaattttctattcaagTGGAATTGTACAATGTACTATACTATTATTGCGTACATATTAGGTAAAACTGATgtaatatcaaaaattttaacagcttCGGCATATTCTAAGTATTCACactgtttcaaaattgatattatagatatttttggtttgatgTGTTACGAAACGATTGTTATGGAGACACGTCTAAatgttactttttaaaattgtagaaaaaaaggaaaaaggattTATTAGAGGTTAGGGAGGATATGTTCTAACAAGAAGCTTTATCTGTGACTAACAGTCATACTTTGTGGTTGGGCTTCATACTGCTCATGTTCTAAATTCTGatcaaatttcttgatttttttcatcgaTCCAAATTGTCTCACAGGTTTTgatcttttcaaaaaattttagcttagttaaaaattaaaaaagaggatataatagttttttatattctatttAGCCAAAATGTTCTTCTGCACAAAGTTTAGAGAGGAAATCTAGAGctatttgcgatttttttaatcattttatgaaaattaggGACTTCCGAAGAGTTTTTAAATACGTTTTTAATCAAGATAGTtacctatttttaattattatggtTGAATTAGGAAATCCATAATTCACTTACTAAAATCATGGCTCAGTAAGAATTTTATTGGTGAAATTCCTTATCCACCaggtttaattattattttttgagtaaCAAGGGTTAtcagatgattttaaataatttaattttcagctaaaaCCAGACCCATTTCTTTGTCTGTATattagttaataaataatcttttcaGTGATAGTTACtccatgaaaaaaattaatattcctttcTCAATTAACAGCTTCAATGAAGGGAACCGGCAATGACACTGTTAACGATTTCAATCATTACCACAAgacagtaatttaaattatcaagagACCTGTTCTCTCTGTAAACCAAGGATTACCAACCTTATCATACTGTGGTGTTGCTGGGGGATTTTCTCTTAGATCAGGGTCCGAGTATTCATTATTGATGAAGTAGCCAACTCGAACGAACTCTTGGTTTCGGTAACTGCAGGTGAGGAGGACTACTGTGACGCCTAGAGCGTCAGCCTCAGGAATGCGAGTCACGTCTGGACAATTGGCCTGTGAAGCAATTAGAATCAGATgatgaatataataattattttactattcGCGCACGTACTTGGAAAACAAACATGTGACGTCCCTCGGGAATGGGCCCAACGTAAATTGTATCTAGGGTCTGGTCGTGCTCTTCACTCTCTGCTGAGCCTACGTAAATTACTTTCCATTCCAGATCTGAAACATTTCCATgcctttgaataattttacgaAATGTTGATCTTTCAGCCGGCTAACACTCATTACACTGTTCCAAAATGTCAGAAAGggaataaaagataaaatagaTATACACTGTCATATTTAACGTTTGAAAAGACGCCTTTGGGGAGATTGACACCATgtatttttcgtgtttttgtaCCTTCTTTAAGTTCCTCATTGCACTCGAAAGTGActtcaaattgaaaaggatGGCGGAACTGCGACGGGTTGTCCAGCACAACGACGTTGCTCAGGTGAATCTTTGCCATTATTTGCCACTCCCGTGGgttatctaaaataaaaaggcattttACACTGACGTTTCAGTGAGGTTTCACATCAGAATGAAGAGTGAAGCAATGCATGCGTGATTGCCGACGTCGCAAATTCAACAACAACAGACTGAAATGAAGCGCAGAAAAAACACTTTACTGACCGGTTCAGAGCCGCAGACTGAATTGTTCCTGCTGGATATTATTGCGAGTTGAATTTACAGGTAATCGtggcaaattattaaaattatcgcTCAATTTATCGCAGTCGCAAGAGGGTTGCACCTCCAGATTAAGCGGGAAAGAACACAAAAACAAACTACGCACTGGCGCCGCCACCGAAATTTTCTCACACCACTAACAAAAAGCGCGCGAATGGAATGTCAGCAACACTCATAActtggataaaataaaatgataaaatgcataaatgcaatttttcgaCCCAAATCACTGctggataattttttatttatgagaaaaaataaaattacctcaTATTAAGGGCTTGTTCTGCGCTTGTCttgtagtttttaaaatggagCAATTGACTACACCCATGTCATTCTTCATCTTCctttttcttaattcaaaatttttataaaaagaaaaaatattcttgcaGTTTTcttcattataattattgaatcgattttcaaaaataggtTAAAagacattcaaaatttaacttttcattaaaaaaattgaggcatGCGTAGCGTAATCTGCAAACTTATCAGTCGAAAATCGGACTTCAAATAATATCTGCGTCACCAAAAGTCGTTTTGTACTAAATTTGGTCCATTGGTGCCTTAATTTGAGTTTCTTTAGAGTTTAGGGAACACGGACCGAAGGTTGTAAGGAAAATTCTTACAAGGGGAAACCAAGAGAAACAAGACTGCGTTCAATACAATGATTTTATAGTATTGCATAGCGCATTTTGCACGATCATCAAAAGGATTGAAATTGACTGTGCATTTTTAAAGTGGGATAGTGTGTGTTACTGTATTTTCAAATCTTGAATCAGTTCTCAGTTGATAGAAGATTTACAAATTGTTTGTTAtgagtttgaataaaaagaaaaagaatttcatttatcttttaatcGTAAATGACAGAATGGGGACAACATGAAATATGGTAACATTATTCATTCCAAAAAATTCGAATGGCAAAAGCTGCAGACTCAAGATATTTAacactattttaatatttttaaacatcaaCAGGcactatattttttcaaatatgatTCCCATTTCAACCATCTGCAAAAGCcactgatttttaatcaagctgaaaaaatcaaagaatgGCTGTCATGGAGTGCAAgaagcaataataaaactcTATTTGATTTAGTGTGAAGCATAATATCATTTGAGAATCAAATGTTTGATTGTGGTCACTTCTAGAGTATTGGAAAATATGAGGTTGGACTAGTTCAAATCTAGAGTTGTAAGAAGCGCGTCTCCTGTCTCCATGATCAGCGacttcaaataatttgcgCTCTGCACGTTTTCACAAGCTTTGACAAATGGCTTGAAGACGGGACTTTCGCAGGCCATTTCTCCACCAGGCAGGATCCGTATGAACTCTTCCACCGACATCAGATGCACCAAATGATTCAGGGCATCTGCGAaattatcaaatcaaaattgtttcatatctattatattttgttagaGACATGAAAATTTCCGATTATAGATCAAAATTCTATGTTTTCTGTAATCAATGAtgaatcatatattttttgtttagcaAGTTTAAAAACATGCAAGGGTTTGGTGgaaaacagtaatttttccAGTAAAATGTGGGTTTTAGTGAAACCTGCTTAAAATTAACAGTGAAAAATACCtgtgaatatttttgaataaagaaATCGGACGGCTGAGTCGCTGTTCATCTGTTCAACCTTCTTGTGCAACGATGACACTAAATACTTCCATTCATTGTCTTGGCTGAATCTTTCCTGGAGACAACGAATGAATTTCTGCAAAACACCCATGTTACAAATTTCTTACCTTGGCAAAAGCCAGCAGACAGTTGGGGCTGTGCTCAATAAGCAGTGTGACTGTTTCCTTTGGCGACACGCACAGGGTTTTCAGCGACAGAGCTCCAGTTACGTGAGGATGCGATTGCAAGAACTGCAACACTTCGAAGCAGCTGTTCTGGCCCAGTTTAGTGGAACAGAGGAGCGACTGAAAAAAGTGCAGAGTTAAATCAAATCGGACAGagaaatttggtttaattttaggtACCTGTAGTTTTATAAGCATATCATAAGCAAGTTGCTTTTCTTCTAGCTCTAAAGGGACGGGGACCTGCTGCAAAGCGTACCAAGACTTGTCAACGTGAAATGGAGGCAGCATTTCCAGATAGTCAAATCGCTTTCCAAAAGGCTCTTCATAGTCCTCGCTGGCTTCAAACTTcttgtggaaatttttatcgatCAAGCAGGCCAGGTAGGAGCGAGTGAGAATGCAGGTCCCCTCAGAAACCTCAacctaaatttcatttttgatattttaagggttaaattaaaaaatagtaggTCGTGATTACCGATGGATAGTTGTTGGGAAGTTCCGAGAGGAAAGATTCAAGGTAGATGCGCAAAACTTTGGTGGCGTTAGCTGAGGGGGCGCCAGGATGTGAGTAGCCACATGGTGTCATCAAAAAGGCTCTGGTCAGACCGATGAGGGTAGGTTTGGTGGGCAGCTGATGCGCCAGAGTTGGATTCAGCGTCAGGTTGGTCAAAACAGAAGCCAGAGATTCAGGCAGGATTTCGGCGATCAAAAGAGATAGTTCGGTGAAGCCCAAGGCCACTTCCTTATTTTTAACGTCCACAGACGTGAAGAGCAGTCCGTGGTACTCCTGAAATATCATGGTCTCATTATTGCCTGCTggctgttttttgttttactttgaTGATCAAATTAcgttatttgtttatttttgcaaaaattaattttgtttcagggtAAATCTggggaattattttaaagttattgATTTGTGAGTCATGAtttgagttaattttaatgattaagTTTTGATATGagaatggaaaagaaaacattatttctcaCCAAAAATTGGTCTTTAATACAAACTTTTGCAGACAGTCGGAGCattaataaaagtattttcaatTCTCAGCCTTTAAGGACTCTATTTTCCCCAGTTTGTGTATTTTACctgtaaatttcaatcatttttcatgacgtgcgattttttattaaatatatgattAATAATTCCTGTTTTGATGAGTTTCTCTCAAACCACTTGTTATATActtgaatttgttttattttctgccaAATTACTGCTGAAGGTGCAGGCAAAGAACTTCAATATTCACTAACAAAAACGACAAGTGTaatttgtgattaaaattaaaatattcactatacttataaaaattttggatatttaaCAGCCTTACCTCTAGTGCTTTGACTAGCTCTTGCGGGTCAACAAGGGAGGAGAGCACCGTCCTCGCTTGATCCATCGATCCCTTTTGCAGGCAGAGCAGCACCAACGCCAAGGCATCAAACGGATCCCCACCAGAGGTACACGTGTTGAGACTCTCCTGGGAGGAGAGGCTGCTGCTGGCACCTTTGACGAGCAGTCTCTTCTTCATCACTTGCAGCACCCTGTCGATGCAGTGCTGCCGCAGAGTCACCGAGCTCAGGATCAGCGCCGAGATAGACGCAGGATCGTGCCTCTCGAATAGCTCCAGAAGCCGCGAGGCGAATTCCACGTTGATAGTCTCATCGTCAGCCGACTTGTTGTTCCGTGGTAGCTCTCCCTTCAGAAAGTACATGAGGCCCTTGTAGCTGCGTTCCTTCGGCTCCTCGTCGAACATCGGGATCTCGCCAGTTGTGTCCTCTATCCGCAGAAAGCGGTCCACTACCAGTTCTGGATTCAGGCCACTCATGTCGTAGAAAGGCTTGGCCAGTTTCCACTGAGATTCGTCCTCTCCcctgcaaaatcaaaatacaatttggagtgtaatttatttacaaaaattaataaatcttaCATAATGTAGAAGTCTCCAAGAAGGGCGCAGGACTCTTTGAAGCAGCGCTCGAGCCTCCTGTTAGCTTCTGGGCTGGCCTCCCAGCCTGGCACGGCAACGACCACGCTGCCCTGCGAGACACTGTCCAGCCGCCAATTCAGACACTGTCTGGCCGTGCCAAGCACCGTGTGTGCCTCAGTTAGCAAGTGCAGGTAAGTGGAGGGTGCGCTGCCTCGGTGGATGTTGGCCAGCTGCAGCATGTCCTGGTACAAGTCAGAGCTGCTCGGCacttttaaagaataaatcgTCCAGTTCGAGCCATTCTGAGAGCTAGATGTGAAAGATTAGTTGCTGCCGaatgaatttgattaaaatttaatactcttGACTAGATGAACTTGAGGGGTCAGAGCAAGCTAGCAAACAAAGGTAGTTTTCTGTCAGCAGGATGTGTTCGACGCTAAAAAACGGGCGCAGACCCACCAGGCAAACTGGATCCTCCATTGAGGGATAattctaaacaaaataaaatcatgttaGAATTCCGATATTACCTGCAAAGGAATTTACGGAATAAAGACTAAACTGGTagcacaatttttaagatgttaaataggaaaacaaaatctttaaatggtatgataattttttaccaatatcatttggtaaataataaaaaaatacaatttcatttaaaattagggTAGTTTGGGTTCCAAATTTCATACTTACAGAACTGAAATCATCTGATTTCCCTTTCCCCAAGTTCCTAAGAAAATGGTGTCCAGCCCGTCCAGTGTACGACTCGAGGCCGGTGTCCGTCAAAGCATGAAGAATGGAtctataattgattttttaatatattaccTGCATTTGAAATCAGAAGGTACCTTTCTAATGCCAAGCAAGAAATCGGAGCTGTAAATGAATAAAGTGTTGGCCCAGAAATTGCATC
The nucleotide sequence above comes from Cloeon dipterum chromosome X, ieCloDipt1.1, whole genome shotgun sequence. Encoded proteins:
- the asf1 gene encoding histone chaperone asf1 → MAKIHLSNVVVLDNPSQFRHPFQFEVTFECNEELKEDLEWKVIYVGSAESEEHDQTLDTIYVGPIPEGRHMFVFQANCPDVTRIPEADALGVTVVLLTCSYRNQEFVRVGYFINNEYSDPDLRENPPATPQYDKITRNILASAPRVTRFKIDWDNSSGEQNGENQAKLDGVPEMSDSNSMADGHVSSLCQMNGGTLGDMICDSEDNVQNDNSQSNLNAMDLM
- the LOC135945901 gene encoding BLOC-2 complex member HPS3, whose translation is MVRVISVHHFVSQEIQPVDEPLAVASATPDKLLVALPIHAVEVRDLRKGALPTHCFPTVDEVRFLTHCTQGNFVATLESKKSRQGNEAVHARIYVNWDTPSKMEGMRARIAGRVTPSSSQSGVANLEMIELPVKRTPNNLACCQVTGNVIISCHMTVTLFRFSIETHDISKLKFIDFEEHFSLDLSFCPSIICLNEDVISCSSKENLQVIRVVITDPSKVEEKKINRNRSKSVDISAKKNAIKRQTSPVRLSEIVADASSLREKLHPDSFPVTLQLPSIIEGNKNLSCNQLLNLTNKVGPFRDAKNDLNVKLSFISNKDLSAKITKILSLQLHECSQTIKDEFKCMQVLPMYTDSEKPNQDVTNHSSFCSNHASQLIALAVAVTTLQEGYIYHINYRAVASGIQKDAISGPTLYSFTAPISCLALERSILHALTDTGLESYTGRAGHHFLRNLGKGKSDDFSSNYPSMEDPVCLVGLRPFFSVEHILLTENYLCLLACSDPSSSSSQDSQNGSNWTIYSLKVPSSSDLYQDMLQLANIHRGSAPSTYLHLLTEAHTVLGTARQCLNWRLDSVSQGSVVVAVPGWEASPEANRRLERCFKESCALLGDFYIMGEDESQWKLAKPFYDMSGLNPELVVDRFLRIEDTTGEIPMFDEEPKERSYKGLMYFLKGELPRNNKSADDETINVEFASRLLELFERHDPASISALILSSVTLRQHCIDRVLQVMKKRLLVKGASSSLSSQESLNTCTSGGDPFDALALVLLCLQKGSMDQARTVLSSLVDPQELVKALEEYHGLLFTSVDVKNKEVALGFTELSLLIAEILPESLASVLTNLTLNPTLAHQLPTKPTLIGLTRAFLMTPCGYSHPGAPSANATKVLRIYLESFLSELPNNYPSVEVSEGTCILTRSYLACLIDKNFHKKFEASEDYEEPFGKRFDYLEMLPPFHVDKSWYALQQVPVPLELEEKQLAYDMLIKLQSLLCSTKLGQNSCFEVLQFLQSHPHVTGALSLKTLCVSPKETVTLLIEHSPNCLLAFAKERFSQDNEWKYLVSSLHKKVEQMNSDSAVRFLYSKIFTDALNHLVHLMSVEEFIRILPGGEMACESPVFKPFVKACENVQSANYLKSLIMETGDALLTTLDLN